The following DNA comes from Thalassomonas viridans.
CCGGTAACGGTTATTTCATCCATTTTATAACGTAATGAATCTCCAACTTGTATTATATCTTTGTGACCTGCCTGCATTATTGCAACGTCCATTGGAGAATGATTAGCATTATAGAGAAACTTTTCACCGTCAGCGGTAACCTGAATATAAGCGGTATGAAAAAAATCAGCCGGCAGTCCTTCTCCTTTGGCTTTTAAACGTTTAAAGTTTAAAAAACCGGATTCATTGATATCGGCAAGATTTAAATTATTAGCAGCATTAGCATTATTCAAGCTGGTATACATATGACTGTCGTCATCTATGTTCATTACTTCTTGAAATCGTTTGGTATAGCTGGTTTTCGCACCAACTTCATGGGTAGTACTTACTACAAGGTCTTCTTCAGCCTGGGTTAATAACCTTTCTGCTTTGGATAGACACAAAGCAGCATTAAAACAGACCCCCATACTCTTAGGAATTTTACTCATTCTAGCCTGCAATTTCTGCTCAGAAATGGGTTTATATTCACCGCCACCAAAACAGGCATCAAAAATACCGGCATTAACCTGCAGTGTAACAACACAGGCCAACAAAGATATAACCCGGGTCTTAATCAATTTTTTTTGCATTCTCACAATCTTCTCCATATTCATTATCAATTAATGTTTTACGTTATAAGTTACTTATGGTTGCATCGATATATTTGCTGATGCTGTCAAGTTCACTCTCCGGGTGCGGGAGGGTATTAAAGCTTACCCATTTGTAATTAGGATCAACATATAAGTCTTTTTGTTTAAAGCTGGAGTAGTTCGTTAATAGATCTAATTTTAAGTTCAGCAAAACATCGACTATTTTTTGCTTATCATTTGTTTCTATCCTTGCTAGCCGCTCCATATAATTGTAAATAATATTGATAACTGTTTTATTGTAAGCCCAATGAATCTTAGAGGCAGCTTGAGTAAATTCTGCTAACACTAAGGGAGTAGCGGTAGGTATATATACCTTTTCTTTAAGATGCGCTTTGATGGCAACATCTAACATATGCTTTAATGTGCCGTTTTCAATCATTACTTTAGTCTTGGCTAAATGCTCATCAATAACTGCTTTTGTTAATTTAACCGGCTTAATATCACTCTTGGTTAATAACTGTTCATTTGCGGCATTTTTGGCTAGGTTAAAGGCTTTATCAAAAGCGGAGGTAACTGCAGTAGGCGCTTTGTCATGTGCAAAAAGTTTTCTGACTTTGTAATATGCTTCAGGATCCGAGATGTTAATGCCGGTATGAATCATGTGGCTGATTACAGATGACACCATATAACTGACATTAACAGACTTAATCAATTCTTTATCTAACTCACCCTCAGCTAAGGAAGCAAAAAGAGGATCTACTATTCTGAGTGTCCAAATCAAACCTTCGATAGTTTTTTCATCACTATAGTCTAAGTGTCCCATCAGTTCCTGACCAAATTTAAGCCAAGAATATCTCTTAGCGATAATTTTATTATAACTTTCCAGCATTTGTTCCTGAAGTTTCGGGTAATTACTGAGCACTTCTTCTAATACCGCATGATAATCTGCTGCCAGGGCCTGTTTGTCGTCAAAGGCTTCATCAATTATTTTAGTAACAATCGGCTCTAGTGTTGTTCTTGACCATTTTCCTAATGGAAAAAAGTGACTTTGTACACCCTTTGAATAAACTGTGAAGTGGTCTAATACAGCCGGACACCTCTAATGACATAAAGTATAATGTCCCGTAGAGGTAAATATGAGTAATAAATCTAAACGTCCAAAGTATTCAGTAGAGTTTAAGCAAGATGCTGTAAAGCTGGTAACCGAGCAAGGTTATACTCAGCAAGAAGCAGCTGATAGTTTAGGAATTTCACTTAGTGCTATCGGTCGCTGGGTTCGTACAGAGCAAGGCTATCGTTCACCAAGTTCAGGTAAACAAACCAACACTAACTTAGCTGAACGAGCTGAATTAGAAAAGCTACGAAAAGAAGTCGCTAAATTGAAAATGGAGCGAGATATTTTAAAAAAGGCCGCAGTCTTCTTTGCGAAGGAAAACGAATAAGGTTTCAATTTATTCGTGAGAATAAGAAGACTTGGCCAGTTCTTCAAATGTGCAGAGTAATGGAAGTTAGCTCCAGTGCTTTTTATGATTGGTGTAATAGACCTATAGCGCCCGATAATCGGCAAAATAGTTTAGATGAAGATGCCCGTAAACTTTTCACAGAGCACAGGCAAACACTCGGCTCTAGACGTATGGTGAAGGAATTAATTAAGCTTGGCCATCAAGTAGGACGATTTAAGGTTCGTCGTATGATGGCAAGATTAGGTTTGATAGCTCGTTACCCCAAAAAATTTAAGGTAACAACTGACAGCGAGCATAACTATGGTATAGCGCCCAACATACTCGCTCGGCAGTTTGATGTTAATCAGCCTAATCAGGTTTGGACAACAGACATCACATACGTTTGGACCCTGCAAGGTTGGATGTATCTGGCGGCCGTAATGGATCTTTCTAACCGCCAAATCGTTGGTTGGGCAATTGATGAACACATGCGTACTGAACTGTGTGTCAAAGCCTTACAAATGGCCTATTGGCGTAGAAAACCCGGTAAAGGGCTTATCCATCACTCAGATCGTGGAAGCCAATATGCTAGCGATAAATACCGCAAGCATCTAAGAACGATGGGGATGCAAGCTAGCATGAGCGGTAAAGGGGATTGCTGGGACAACGCACCAACAGAGCGTTTTTTCAGAAGTTTAAAATATGAGCAGTTAAATTATCAAAGCTTTCGAACTAAGTCAGAAGCCAAGCTCAGCATTTTAGATTATTTGGCGTATTACAACAGCAAACGGCCTCATTCAAAACTGGGTTATGTTTCGCCAATGGAATACGAACGAATAAAATTAGCCGATGTAGCTTAACTAGGTGTCCA
Coding sequences within:
- a CDS encoding IS3 family transposase translates to MRENKKTWPVLQMCRVMEVSSSAFYDWCNRPIAPDNRQNSLDEDARKLFTEHRQTLGSRRMVKELIKLGHQVGRFKVRRMMARLGLIARYPKKFKVTTDSEHNYGIAPNILARQFDVNQPNQVWTTDITYVWTLQGWMYLAAVMDLSNRQIVGWAIDEHMRTELCVKALQMAYWRRKPGKGLIHHSDRGSQYASDKYRKHLRTMGMQASMSGKGDCWDNAPTERFFRSLKYEQLNYQSFRTKSEAKLSILDYLAYYNSKRPHSKLGYVSPMEYERIKLADVA
- a CDS encoding transposase, whose amino-acid sequence is MSNKSKRPKYSVEFKQDAVKLVTEQGYTQQEAADSLGISLSAIGRWVRTEQGYRSPSSGKQTNTNLAERAELEKLRKEVAKLKMERDILKKAAVFFAKENE